Below is a genomic region from Sinorhizobium meliloti.
ACATCGCTTGAAAGCAGGCCATCCTGGACGGCGCTCTTCCTAAAAGGATACGGCCTTCTCGCTCAGGAGACGCCCGAGTTGCGGCGCGCTTACGTCAAATTTCCCAGACCGCAGCTATACGAATATCCGGGAAGCATCGCTTCCATCGCGCATGAAAGGGAGTACGAGGGCGAACGAATCGTGCTGCTGACGACGATCAAGAATCCGGAGCGCCGTCCGATCGCGGAGCTGGGGTCCTTGATGCAGACGGCGCGAACCAGTCCCGTGCTGGAGGTCAAGGAATTCCGGCGCGCCCTGAAGATCGCCCGCCTCCCCGGTCCGATCAGATGGCTTCTCATGTGGCTCGGATTGAACATCGGCCGGCAAAGGGCGCGCCGTTTCGGTACATTTCAGCTGTCGGTCTATTCGGGCCTCGGCGCGGAATCGCTCAACCCCCTCACGCCGTTAACCTCGCTTCTCAATTACGGCCCGATCGACAACGATGGCTCGGTCACCGTGCGCATCCACTATGACCACCGGGTCATGGATGGCGCCAACGTCGCGCGTGCCCTCGAGCGGTTCGAGAGGATATTGAACGGCGAAGTCACCGCGGAGCTGGAAGGGCTTGCATCCGGGCGCGACGTAACCGCTGCGGCAGGTTCCGGAGCGGCGCGATGAGGCCGGGCGATCAACTTCGTCCCGCTGTCGTCGTCGTCGGTGCCTCCCGGGGAATCGGCAAGGCAATCGCCGAAGTGGCCGCGAGGGATGGTGCACCGGTCGTACTGGTGGCGCGTTCGGAAGTGGCGCTGGCGGCGGCCGCCGACGATATCCGGAACGCCGGAGGCGAGGCGTTCACGGTCCCGCTGGATTTCCTGGCTGATGATGCGGCGCTCGGTCTCGAGGACTTCCTGTCCGCAAACGGCCTGTTCTGCGACGTACTCGTCAACAGCGCCGGTTATGGATTGCGCGGCGGCGCGACGGTCCTGCCGCTCGATGAACAGCTCGGCCTCGTCGACCTCAACATCCGCGCCCTTACCGAACTCACCTTGCGCCTCCTGCCGGGCATGGTCGCGCGCCGTCGCGGCGGCGTCATCAATCTCGGTTCGGTCGCGAGCTTCACGCCGGGTCCGTATATGGCGCTCTACTATGCCAGCAAGGGCTTCGTCCGCTCCTTTTCGGAAGCGCTGCACCAGGAACTGCGTCACACGGGCGTGACCGTCACTTGCGTGGCGCCGGGCCCGGTCTCGACGGAATTTCTGGCAACCTCAGGCGCCAATCGCGTGGCACTGTTCAAGATCTTGCCCAAGCTCGAGGCGGGCTATGTCGCTGAAAAGGCGTGGCGCGGCTTCAAAACAGGCCGCCGCCTCGTCATACCCGGCCTCTCGGCCAAGCTGACGATCCTGTTGGCGGCGCTGGTGCCCTCCGCGATCATGCTGCCCCTGATCGGCCGATTGCAGCGCAGGAGCAAGGATCCGTGCCCCTGCGGCTCCGGCAAAAGTTTCACGTCGTGCTGCGGTGCCCGCGGAAATTCGCTAGGAACCACCACGCAAAGTCGGTAGAGAAGCATTCGCGGAATAGGAGCGGCCACGAAACATCGCCCTCTCCGATGACGTCGAGTCGTTACGGTCTCTGAATATAGACATTAAAAAGTTTCAATATCTTATTGATATTCAATCGCTATCCTCGATAATCACCTCTAGCTAAGTCCAGGGAGGAAGCACGTCCCGGCAGGAAAACTGCTACGGCGATCAGCTGATTTCCAGATCCGAGACGTCCCATGGACGACGAGCGGCCTTTCCTTGACACGGGCAAGAACCAGGGCACCGGTTCCAGAAAGACCGAATGCTCTGTCTCCGCCTCACGGATTAGGCGTCTCCGAAGCCACTCTTCGTAGCGTTATCAGTCCTTGCTGTAGTCAGCGCCGTACCATTTGGTCGTCAGTTTTCCAAGCGTGCCGTCAGCCTTCATCGCTTTGATGATTTCACCGATCCTAGCGGTCCATTCCGAGTCGCCTTATCGGCAATGACGACCGCAGGCGACCGAAAGGGATACACGCCCTCGAGGATACGAACGGGATAGCCGTTTCTGACTGCATTTTGGGCGGTCTGCTCGGGGGCGATGACAGCGTCCAATCGAACCCCGTTTCCAAGACGCAGGTCATCGAAGGGCATCATTGAATCCGGAAACGTGCGCACTTCGCCCGGTTCGAGATTGTATTGGACCGGCGGCAAGCCCGGCGCATCGATCTCCAGGCGACGGTTGATGAAGTCCTCGGATGCCGTGCCTGTTTCGACGCCGATAATCTTACCATCCAGATCCTCTTCCGATTGAATGCTGCTCTCGGCATGAACGACGTAGACATAAGGGCTGTAATAATAGATTCCGGCGAAATCGATGACCTCTGCCCGCGCCTTGGTTGGAGCAACGGAACCGACCCCGAGGTCGAAACGTCCCTGCCAGTGGCCTCCCGTCATGGTTGCCCATTCCGGGGTTTCGAAACGTACATTCGCGCCCAACCGTTTGCCGATTTCATTGGCGACATCGATGTCAAAGCCGACAAGGACGTTGTTCTCATCGAGAAAACCCTGCGGAGGCCAGCCGACATTGGTGGCGACGACCATCTCTTTTCTTTCATTGACGCGATCAAGCGTTGAGCCTGCCATTGCCGAACTGCAGAATATAGACAGCGATACCGATGCTATAGCTACCATGCTTTTCATGTTGTCTCCTACCCCCGTTGAACGGTCAACAATGCCCCGGACGTTTTTTGCTGGGAGAGTTCTACAAGCGGACGACCTCCGCAAACCTATTTATTAGAATTCTGCTATCGGAATTTCCGATTCCGACTTCCAGAATAGAGCGATAAACTCAGATGCTGAAATGAAACCATCGCCGCCGGCAAGCTCATTTCGTTTCCGTCGGTGGAGGTCGTCGGC
It encodes:
- a CDS encoding SDR family NAD(P)-dependent oxidoreductase — translated: MRPGDQLRPAVVVVGASRGIGKAIAEVAARDGAPVVLVARSEVALAAAADDIRNAGGEAFTVPLDFLADDAALGLEDFLSANGLFCDVLVNSAGYGLRGGATVLPLDEQLGLVDLNIRALTELTLRLLPGMVARRRGGVINLGSVASFTPGPYMALYYASKGFVRSFSEALHQELRHTGVTVTCVAPGPVSTEFLATSGANRVALFKILPKLEAGYVAEKAWRGFKTGRRLVIPGLSAKLTILLAALVPSAIMLPLIGRLQRRSKDPCPCGSGKSFTSCCGARGNSLGTTTQSR